In the genome of Streptomyces sp. SLBN-118, the window GACGGGCCGGTGGACTCCGCGTCGGGCCTGGGGATCACGGTCGAACCGGCCGGTGGCTCGCCCCAGCCGACGACCGATCCGCTGGCCCTGGTGCAGTTCCCGACGTGATGCCTCGTCCGATGTCTGCCTGACGCCCTGTCCGAGGAAGGTCGCCGCATGAGCGTAGCGGTCATGCTCTTCACCTCCGATCTGCGACTTCACGACCAGCCGGCGCTGAGCGCCGCGCTGCGCGAGGCCGACGAGATCGTGCCGCTGTTCGTACTGGACAGGGGGATACGGAAGGCGGGCTTCGACGCGCCCAACCGGCGGGCGTTTCTGGCCGACTGCCTGCACGCGCTGGACGCCGGGCTGCGCGAGCGCGGCGGCCGGCTGGTGATCCGTACCGGCGATGTCACCGAGCAGGTCTGCCGGGTGGTCACCGAGAGCGGCGCCCGTTCGGTGCATGTCGCGGGCGGCGTCAGCGCGTACGCGCTGCGCCGGGAGGAGCGGTTGCGGGAAGGGCTGGGCGCGCTCCGGTGCGCCCTGCATGTCCACGACGGGGTGGTGACCGCAGTGCCGCCGGGGCGGGTGACACCGGCCGAGAGCAATCACTTCCGGGTGTTCACGCCGTACTTCCGCAGGTGGCAGGACATCGGACCGCGAGGGACGCTGCCCGCTCCGCGCGCCGTGCCGGTTCCCGAACTCGCGGGCCACCCCATGCCCCGGCGCACCGCTGTCGGCGAGGTGTCGCCGGGACTGGCGCTCGGCGGAGAGACGGAGGCAAGACGGCGGCTGCGGACCTGGCTCGCAGACGAGAGCCACGGCATCGCGGCGTACGACAGGCGGCACAACGACCTGCCGGGCGATGCCACCTCCCGGCTGTCCCCGCACCTCCACTTCGGCACGCTGTCGGCCACCGAGGTCGTGCAACGGGCCCGCGCCAGGGGCGGTCCGGGCGCGGACGCGTTCGTACGGCAGCTGGCCTGGCGGGACTTCAACCATCAGGTCCTCGCC includes:
- a CDS encoding deoxyribodipyrimidine photo-lyase, producing the protein MSVAVMLFTSDLRLHDQPALSAALREADEIVPLFVLDRGIRKAGFDAPNRRAFLADCLHALDAGLRERGGRLVIRTGDVTEQVCRVVTESGARSVHVAGGVSAYALRREERLREGLGALRCALHVHDGVVTAVPPGRVTPAESNHFRVFTPYFRRWQDIGPRGTLPAPRAVPVPELAGHPMPRRTAVGEVSPGLALGGETEARRRLRTWLADESHGIAAYDRRHNDLPGDATSRLSPHLHFGTLSATEVVQRARARGGPGADAFVRQLAWRDFNHQVLAARPDASRADYRGRDDQWRGDEKEIAAWKEGRTGCPIVDAAMRQLLHEGWMHNRARLLAASYLTKTLYVDWRVGARHFLELLVDGDIANNQLNWQWAAGTGTDTRPNRVLNPSAQAKRCDPDGDYVRRWVPELAELAGPVVHEPWKLDGLRRARLDYPDPLVDHAEGRARFERARGLRRSPG